A genome region from Setaria italica strain Yugu1 chromosome III, Setaria_italica_v2.0, whole genome shotgun sequence includes the following:
- the LOC101771709 gene encoding probable anion transporter 2, chloroplastic, with translation MAPVRSCVSVKTAVSPVRYRSTRVGAAGLGAPGRLRICSSSVASAADARGDGGCAASSSGRGVVVNGGLGVLGGDGPRIRRRDVVATCSASFDGVRPVPAAAAAVASAVQPAVASSSAFPERAKVVALVAAIMLLCNADRVVMSVAVVPMAAQYGWSSSFVGIVQSSFLWGYVCSSMVGGALADKYGGKKVMAGAAALWSLATILTPWAASRSTTMLLAVRALFGLAEGVAFPTMSTFLPKWFPTQERATAVGISMGGFHLGNVISFLATPIIMSHIGLTGTFAFFASLGYLWLSVWMFNVESDPIDSRTISKSELQFILDGRSGSKVKGSKGPSLRELFSKFEFLAVTIANVVNNWGYFVLLSWMPVYFKTVYNVNLKQAAWFSAIPWAVMAMSGYVAGASADFLIKSGFSIGLVRKIMQSIGFMGPGVSLLCLRFAQTPSVAAVLMTIALSLSSFSQAGYFCNIQDIAPKYAGSLHGLTNGIGTVAAIVSTIGTGYFVQWLGSFQAFLTLTAALYFSATIFYNVYATGDLIFD, from the exons ATGGCGCCGGTCAGGTCGTGCGTGTCCGTGAAGACCGCCGTGAGCCCGGTCAGGTACAGATCCACGAGAGTCGGGGCGGCCGGCCTGGGGGCGCCGGGAAGGCTGCGGATATGTTCCTCGTCCGTGGCGTCGGCAGCCGACGCTCGCGGGGATGGCGGTTgcgccgccagcagcagcgggaGGGGCGTCGTCGTCAATGGCGGCCTCGGCGtgctcggcggcgacgggccgAGGATCAGGCGGCGGGATGTCGTCGCCACGTGCAGCGCGAGCTTCGACGGGGTCCggcccgtccccgccgccgccgctgccgtggcGAGCGCCGTGCAGCCCGcggtggcgtcgtcgtcggcgttcCCGGAGCGGGCCAaggtggtggcgctggtggCGGCCATCATGCTCCTCTGCAACGCCGACCGGGTCGTCATGTCCGTCGCCGTCGTGCCGATGGCCGCGCAGTACGGGTGGTCCAGCTCCTTCGTCGGCATCGTCCAG TCATCATTTTTATGGGGATACGTTTGTTCATCCATGGTTGGAGGAGCTTTGGCAGACAAATATGGCGGGAAGAAGGTGATGGCAGGTGCTGCTGCACTATGGTCCTTGGCTACAATCCTCACTCCTTGGGCTgcctcccgctccaccaccaTGTTGCTTGCTGTGCGTGCACTCTTTGGCCTAGCCGAAGGTGTTGCATTTCCGACAATGAGCACCTTCTTACCAAA GTGGTTTCCAACACAAGAGCGTGCCACCGCTGTCGGCATTTCAATGGGTGGATTCCATCTTGGAAACGTCATAAGCTTCCTAGCAACACCGATCATCATGTCACACATAGGCCTTACTGGAACATTTGCCTTCTTCGCATCGCTTGGTTACTTGTGGCTATCTGTATGGATGTTTAATGTAGAAAGCGATCCTATTGACAGCCGTACCATAAGCAAATCTGAGCTGCAATTTATTCTAGATGGAAGAAGCGGATCTAAAGTCAAAGGCAGTAAAGGCCCATCCCTTAGGGAATTGTTCTCGAAATTTGAGTTCTTGGCTGTCACTATAGCCAATGTGGTCAACAACTGG GGCTACTTTGTCTTATTGTCGTGGATGCCTGTGTACTTCAAAACG GTTTATAATGTAAATCTAAAACAAGCAGCATGGTTCAGCGCCATACCTTGGGCAGTCATGGCTATGTCCGGTTACGTTGCAGGAGCCTCTGCAGATTTCCTGATCAAATCTGGTTTCTCTATAGGACTAGTTCGGAAAATTATGCAG TCTATTGGGTTTATGGGGCCCGGAGTGTCATTGCTATGCTTAAGATTTGCCCAAACTCCATCAGTTGCTGCGGTTCTCATGACGATAGCCCTGAGCTTGAGTTCCTTCAGCCAAGCTGGATACTTTTGCAATATACAG GATATTGCTCCCAAATATGCTGGATCCTTGCACG GGCTGACGAACGGCATTGGGACAGTGGCCGCTATAGTTAGCACCATCGGGACCGGCTACTTCGTGCAGTGGCTAGGGTCCTTCCAGGCCTTCCTCACCCTTACGGCCGCGCTCTACTTCAGCGCCACCATCTTCTACAACGTCTACGCGACCGGCGACCTGATTTTTGACTGA
- the LOC101771316 gene encoding uncharacterized protein LOC101771316: MATTRPARSDPHLPPEEAARVEAEVRGYFESVAPKRLAKPPRSDPSEDAGAEGDAGDHDLPELRKLRDLEAKPQKLVLDGGGDDVDGREEYVETRYYDGLIGIDKQHHTTGTGFIKVERPNCSAFSVMTNGNGYSSASSVRCTSNPATNDWIPSAEIVIPASNKPSRSDS; the protein is encoded by the exons ATGGCGACGACGCGGCCGGCGCGCAGCGACCCGCacctgccgccggaggaggcggcgcgggtggaggcCGAGGTGCGGGGCTACTTCGAAAGCGTCGCGCCCAAGCGCCTGGCCAAGCCGCCGCGCAGCGACCCGTCGGAGGACGCCGGCGCGGAGGGCGACGCCGGGGACCACGACCTGCCGGAGCTCCGCAAACTGCGCGATCTCGAGGCGAAGCCCCAG AAGCTGGTGTTGGACGGAGGAGGGGATGATGTGGACGGCAGGGAGGAGTACGTGGAGACGCGGTACTACGATGGGCTCATAGGCATCGACAAGCAGCATCACACG ACTGGTACAGGTTTTATCAAAGTGGAGAGACCCAATTGCAGCGCCTTTAGTGTGATGACCAATGGCAACGGCTACTCATCCGCCAGCTCTGTCCGCTGCACGAGCAACCCTGCGACAAATGATTGGATACCATCTGCCGAGATC GTCATCCCAGCTTCGAACAAGCCCAGCAGGAGTGACTCGTGA